DNA sequence from the Methylacidiphilum kamchatkense Kam1 genome:
TCTTCGAAAGTCTGGATTAAAATATGCGGAATTACTTCTCTAGAAGACGCGCTTATGGCAGTGGAGCTTGGCGCAGATGCTCTAGGTTTTGTCTTTTATCCCAAAAGCCCTAGATATCTAACAGTTGCATCGGCTGCCAAAGTGATGCTTCGGCTTCCCCCTAGGATTGTGAAAGTGGCTGTCGTTGTTAATCCAAGCCGGGAACAAATAGAAACCCTTGAAAAAGAACTGCCTATCGATCTTTGGCAGCTGCATGGAGAAGAAGACAGTAAGGCGGATTGTTGGCAATCTAGAAACATCATTAAGGCTCTAAGACCTCCCTTCGAAAGGAAACTGGAGCCATGGAAGGAAATCGTTCATGCTTTTCTTTTGGATTCTAAATCTGAACAATGGGGTGGGTCCGGTATCCCTTTTGACTGGAAAGAGGCGGCAGGACTACGACGACATTCTCAAAAACCTTTTATACTTGCCGGAGGCCTGAATCCGGAGAATATTCAAAAAGCACTCTTAGAAGTCGACCCGTTTGGAGTGGATGTTTCCAGTGGAGTGGAAAGCTATCCAGGGAAAAAAGACAAAAAGAAATTGTCAGAATTTATAGAAAAATGCAAAAAAGAGAGACGCTTTCGTTAACGCTTCCAGATTCTTTAGGCTATTTTGGTCCTTATGGCGGACGCTTTGCACCGGAATCCTTGATGGAAGCTCTATTAGAGCTTGAAGACGCTTATAAAGAGGCCCAAAAAGATCCTCATTTCAAAGAAGAACTAGATGAGCTTTTAAAAAA
Encoded proteins:
- a CDS encoding phosphoribosylanthranilate isomerase gives rise to the protein MSVSSFADSSKVWIKICGITSLEDALMAVELGADALGFVFYPKSPRYLTVASAAKVMLRLPPRIVKVAVVVNPSREQIETLEKELPIDLWQLHGEEDSKADCWQSRNIIKALRPPFERKLEPWKEIVHAFLLDSKSEQWGGSGIPFDWKEAAGLRRHSQKPFILAGGLNPENIQKALLEVDPFGVDVSSGVESYPGKKDKKKLSEFIEKCKKERRFR